A genomic region of Paenibacillus sp. PL2-23 contains the following coding sequences:
- the fliF gene encoding flagellar basal-body MS-ring/collar protein FliF — protein MNERVAQYRERLQLTWSQMGKKQKIWLGASVSGILLTVILLTIVFTRTEYELAFQNLDATDAAAVMNYLDSNGIPYELSGGGTSIMVPSAVASRVKVDIGSQGLVQNGSIGFEVFSANSSALGTTENEFNVIYQNALNGEVQKLLNQLQGVESSKVLISAAEESVFLTPEDTSKASAAIVIKFTPGYRPSQKEIDSYYNLVQATVPDLEVEDITISSPQGELMSSEAGGMGIGDADIVDLQFRIQSKFETDLKKNILSFLGPIVGSDNLVVSVSSSMNFDKEITEENLVRPLDNNNNNGIIVSEEINNATSTGSSTEAGGVAGTGETDIPGYEAAGGESSSSETSSQLRNYDFDRIKRNIQSGPFVLKDLSISIGIEAAQLNDEQARNDIMNYLTTLVRSQLADSGQDVNNDELIDKKVSLIARNFAESPTDAAAGGLSTGWLLGIGAAALAIIGGLAFMLVRRRRRQDEVEEADIPEQTKVEYPTLDLETVTNESQARKNLETLAKRKPDEFVNLLRTWLAEE, from the coding sequence GTGAACGAGAGAGTCGCCCAATATCGAGAACGGCTTCAGCTAACGTGGAGCCAAATGGGCAAAAAGCAAAAAATATGGTTGGGGGCTTCCGTAAGCGGAATATTGTTGACGGTTATCCTGTTGACAATCGTATTCACTAGAACCGAATATGAACTCGCCTTTCAAAATCTGGATGCAACCGATGCGGCAGCCGTTATGAATTATCTTGACAGCAACGGGATTCCTTATGAGCTCAGTGGAGGCGGGACCAGCATTATGGTGCCAAGCGCGGTAGCTTCCAGGGTGAAGGTTGATATTGGCTCGCAAGGGCTGGTGCAGAACGGCTCCATCGGCTTCGAAGTGTTCAGCGCTAATTCATCCGCGCTAGGAACAACGGAAAATGAATTTAACGTCATTTATCAGAACGCTTTGAATGGCGAGGTGCAGAAGCTTCTGAATCAGCTGCAAGGCGTCGAAAGCTCCAAGGTGCTCATTAGTGCAGCAGAGGAAAGCGTGTTCCTGACGCCGGAGGATACATCCAAGGCATCTGCCGCAATCGTAATCAAATTTACTCCAGGCTACCGTCCGTCGCAAAAGGAAATCGACAGCTATTACAATCTTGTGCAGGCGACTGTGCCGGACCTGGAAGTTGAGGATATTACCATTTCGAGTCCGCAGGGCGAGCTCATGTCCTCCGAGGCGGGCGGCATGGGTATCGGAGACGCGGATATTGTGGATTTGCAATTCAGAATCCAAAGCAAATTCGAAACTGATCTGAAAAAAAATATATTATCGTTCCTAGGTCCTATTGTTGGGAGCGACAATCTAGTGGTTAGTGTATCCAGCAGCATGAACTTCGATAAGGAAATAACGGAGGAAAATCTGGTCAGACCGCTGGATAATAATAACAATAATGGCATTATTGTCAGTGAGGAAATTAATAATGCCACATCAACCGGCTCTTCTACAGAAGCCGGCGGCGTAGCCGGGACAGGTGAAACCGACATCCCGGGCTACGAAGCGGCAGGAGGAGAGAGCAGCTCCTCCGAGACGAGCTCCCAGCTCCGGAACTATGACTTTGACCGAATCAAAAGAAATATCCAGTCCGGACCGTTTGTGCTGAAGGATCTCTCTATTAGTATCGGCATCGAGGCCGCACAATTGAATGATGAGCAAGCAAGAAATGATATTATGAATTATTTGACCACGCTTGTGCGATCACAGCTGGCCGATTCCGGTCAGGATGTGAATAATGACGAGCTGATTGACAAAAAGGTTTCACTCATTGCCCGAAATTTTGCAGAAAGCCCGACAGATGCTGCGGCAGGCGGACTTTCGACGGGATGGCTGCTTGGAATCGGCGCAGCCGCGCTGGCGATTATCGGCGGTCTAGCTTTTATGCTAGTGCGCAGAAGAAGAAGGCAGGACGAGGTCGAGGAAGCCGATATACCGGAGCAGACCAAAGTCGAATATCCTACGCTTGATCTTGAAACGGTCACCAATGAAAGCCAAGCTCGGAAAAATCTTGAAACGCTTGCCAAGCGTAAGCCGGACGAATTCGTTAATCTTCTCCGTACCTGGCTTGCTGAAGAATAG
- the fliE gene encoding flagellar hook-basal body complex protein FliE → MIQSMNLGQAVPVKALQSEPITQKTPAELTQSFGQYLQTALDSVSAQERNVHKLNDQYLVGKVDVTQVLLASEQAQLSLQFTSQVRNKVVEAYQEIMRMQI, encoded by the coding sequence ATGATCCAATCGATGAACCTGGGACAAGCCGTTCCCGTTAAAGCGCTCCAGTCGGAGCCTATTACACAGAAAACGCCGGCTGAACTGACACAAAGCTTCGGCCAATATTTACAGACGGCGCTGGACAGCGTCAGTGCCCAAGAGAGGAACGTTCATAAGCTGAACGATCAATATTTGGTCGGCAAGGTCGACGTCACTCAGGTTCTGCTCGCTTCGGAGCAGGCCCAGCTTAGCTTGCAGTTCACCTCACAAGTCCGCAACAAGGTGGTTGAGGCTTATCAAGAAATCATGCGGATGCAAATCTAA